TAATAAGGAATGTCTTTAATAAGTCTTTAATAAGACTTGAATTACAAGTCTTATTTTCTGTGATTACTCTGTCCTCTTTACAACTTCATTCCTGAGTTTGATTACCCTTTGCCTCTTTAGTTTGCATACAATCCAAGTCTCTTCTCTTGGATTTCCCAGTAGCCTGAGCTTTAATCTACATGAACTCAGACATCTTCTGAGTATTTTCCCACTCATAGTAAAACTTTCCCTTTCTGGGAGTAGTTTTGTGTTTCATCCTCTCTGGGCTGTCTGTCTCCTCTATTCCATGTGATCACCACAGTCTCTGGCTGACTCTCTTTGTAGGCATGGGCTGTCACTTTTTGCTGTATTTGAATATCTATTGCATAGTGGTGATTTGAAATTAGTAATATTCTCCATCTCCTAGTTATGCTAAAGTCATGGGTTGTTATAGATAATATTATTTGCTCCACTTATGCTGACCCTTATAGTTCTTGGGGGGATGCATGCGGAAATGCAAATGTAAGCAGTTGGTATTATTATTCTTACATTAGAAAccaaatgtgtgcattcaaatagtTAATTTCCTCTCTGTTTTTCCACTAGCCTAGgccttttgtttctggtttttgtgtttgtttttttacccCAAACtcatgaaatacaaaaaaatatgcaCATGCAATTATGTTCATCTCTGGAAATTGGCCAAAAAACCAGAGTCAGCTACAACATAGGGCATTTGTATAGAGATTTCATTCCCTAAGAGATGTTTTGGTATTTATATGGTaagattaattttgtttgtttgtagaagTCTGGACAGCTGATCACCTGAAAGAGAGGAGCCAAGAAAACCAATCTAAACATTTGTGGGAAGTTGTATTCATCAATAATGAAATGCTGACTAAGGAACAAGGTAATGTAATAGGAATACCATTTAACATGGACGTAAGTTCTTTTCCTTCCAGAAAAATATTCTGTCAGTGTGACTCATGTGGAATGAGTTTCAACACTGTTTCAGAATTGGTTATCAGTAAGATAAACTATTTAGGAAAAAAGTCTGATGAATTTAATGCGTGTGGGAAATTGTTACTCAATATTAAGCATGATGAAACTCATACTCGAGAGAAAAATGAAGTtttgaaaaataggaacactctgAATCATCACGAGAGCACTTTGCAGCATGAGAAGATTCAAACTTTAGAGCACAATTTTGAATACAGTATATCTCAGGAAACCCTCCTTGAAAAGGCAATATTCAATACATGGAAGAGAGAGAACACAGAAGAGAATAACTGTGAATATAATGAATTTGGGAGAACTTTCTGTGATAGTTCATCCCTCTTGTTCCATCAGATACCTCCGTCAAAGGACAGTCACTATGAATTTAGTGACTGTGAGAAGTTCTTATGTGTGAAGTCCACCCTTTCTAAACATCATGGGGTACCTGTGAAACACTATGATTGTGGTGAAAGTGGGAATAATTTCAGGAGGAAATTGTGTCTGTCACAGCTTCAGAAAGATGATAAAGGAGAGAAACACtttgaatgtaatgaatgtgggaaagctttcTGGGAGAAGTCACATCTCACTCGACATCAGAGGATGCACACAGGAGAGAAACACTTTCaatgtaatgagtgtggcaaaaCTTTCTGGGAGAAGTCAAACCTCACTAAACATCAGAGATcacacacaggggagaaaccttttgaatgcaatgaatgtgggaaagcctttagccATAAGTCAGCCCTCACATTACACCAGAGAACACATACAGGGGAGAAACCCTATCAATGTAATGCGTGTGGGAAAACTTTTTACCAGAAATCTGACCTCACTAAACATCAGAGAACACACACAGGGCTGAAACCCTATGAATGTTATCAATGTGGAAAATCCTTCTGTATGAATTCACACCTTACAGTACACCAGAGAACTCACACAGGTGAGAAACCTTTTGAATGTCTTGAGTGTGGGAAATCCTTTTGTCAAAAGTCACATCTTATACAGCATCAGAGAACTCACATAGGAGATAAACCTTATGAATGTAATGCATGTGGGAAAACTTTCTACCACAAGTCAGTACTCACCAGGCATCAGATAATTCATACAGGGTTGAAACCTTATGAATGTTatgaatgtgggaaaaccttcTG
This genomic stretch from Pongo pygmaeus isolate AG05252 chromosome 8, NHGRI_mPonPyg2-v2.0_pri, whole genome shotgun sequence harbors:
- the LOC129006307 gene encoding LOW QUALITY PROTEIN: zinc finger protein 33B-like (The sequence of the model RefSeq protein was modified relative to this genomic sequence to represent the inferred CDS: deleted 1 base in 1 codon) — encoded protein: MQSEKRASCIFRVVSVFPRTEQNEQAVIPKRCALEDIQNNPIGCFLLCTPQRFQVEQKFQGSVSFKDVTVGFTQEEWQHLDPSQRALYRDVMLENYSNLVSVGYCAHKPEVIFRLEQGEEPWRLEEEFPSWSFPEVWTADHLKERSQENQSKHLWEVVFINNEMLTKEQGNVIGIPFNMDVSSFPSRKIFCQCDSCGMSFNTVSELVISKINYLGKKSDEFNACGKLLLNIKHDETHTREKNEVLKNRNTLNHHESTLQHEKIQTLEHNFEYSISQETLLEKAIFNTWKRENTEENNCEYNEFGRTFCDSSSLLFHQIPPSKDSHYEFSDCEKFLCVKSTLSKHHGVPVKHYDCGESGNNFRRKLCLSQLQKDDKGEKHFECNECGKAFWEKSHLTRHQRMHTGEKHFQCNECGKTFWEKSNLTKHQRSHTGEKPFECNECGKAFSHKSALTLHQRTHTGEKPYQCNACGKTFYQKSDLTKHQRTHTGLKPYECYQCGKSFCMNSHLTVHQRTHTGEKPFECLECGKSFCQKSHLIQHQRTHIGDKPYECNACGKTFYHKSVLTRHQIIHTGLKPYECYECGKTFCLKSDLTVHQRTHTGEKPFACPECGKFFSHKSTLSQHYRTHTGEKPYECHECGKIFYNKSYLTKHNRTHTGEKPYECNECGKTFCQKSQLTQHQRIHIGEKPYECNECGKAFCHKSALIVHQRTHTQEKPYKCNECGKSFCVKSGLILHERKHTGEKPYECNECGKSFSHKSSLTVHHRAHTGEKSCQCNECGKIFYRKSDLAKHQRSHTGEKPYECNTCRKTFSQKSNLIVHQRTHIGENLMNELDIRNFQPQVSLRNASEYSQCGESPVDILNVQ